The following coding sequences lie in one Flagellimonas eckloniae genomic window:
- a CDS encoding GLUG motif-containing protein, producing MKSNPIKLYQKGIVLFLFALPVLTTAQTNASQPSGSGTSGDPYQISSLAHLSWLAQSIGAWSSYFEQTTDIDASETQYWDDSDDNNDGDLYNDPNDLTSDGNNEGFSPIGNNSTRFEGIYDGQGHIVDGLFIDRPVTDYVGFIGRSNYITIGSDSSSILDLGITNCNITGEDQVGALVGLSKHNIIGCYATGMVFGDQIVGGLLGESNQNIEKSYTMVAVSGSFMVGGLVGFSNESIENSYATGAVSGPFYVGGLIGNSFFGENDIFWDTDTSGQSTSGGDAVGKTTAEMQLEETFTNWDFSTIWKIDGLNNGGYPYLQWQQFDPEVTTAPVSDISQTTVTANGSLDNLGNPGATDHGFELSTTSDFSSGTTIFGPGAPSATGNYTQAFSGLSAGTTYYVRAYATNSAGTVYGTVESFTTHIVPTSYTAPSGSGTEADPYQISNLQELLWISQTPDSWDTYYEQTADIDATATQFLDDSDDNNDGDPYNDPNDLTSDGNNEGFSPIGNNSTRFEGIYDGQGHIVDGLFIDRPGTDRVGFIGRSNYITIGSDSSTILDLGITNCSITGEDEVGSLVGSSQHNIIRCYATGTVEGDRYVGGLIGQSHRSIENSFSRASVSCPDEVGGLVGQSTRDIENSFSTGVVSGSSFVGGLVGLQTNVSTDCFWDTQTSGQSSSHGSEVGKTTSEMQQQTTFTNWDFSTVWKIDGINNDGYPYLQWQQFDPGVTTAAVSDISQTTVTANGSLDNLGNPSATDHGFDIGLDANFDFKATYSLGAPSSTGNFSLAITNLQPNTENFIRSWVSSDSGTIYGETVSFTTHIVPTSYTTPSGTGTQADPYQISNLQELLWISQTPDSWDMYFAQTADIDATATQFLDDADDNNDGDLYNDPNDLTSDGNNEGFSPIGNNTIPFAGHYDGFGYALNNFYINRTTQDIVGLFGQIISFESTLANIQMLNVAITGADIVGGLVGFNAAQITNVHVSGQVSGGMGVGGIVGYSAYEVEINGGDVTHTKSSISISYSSADVSGTSHTGGLVGYNTGNITNSYGSGNVNGDTTVGGLIGTNELGDIENTFSISTVDGTTDVGGLIGKELTSIDLGGFTFLTGGTTDSFWNTESSMQGTSAAGNGKTTAEMQQQATFTNWDFGTIWKIDGINNNGYPYLQWQQFDPEVTTLAVSDLTATSVTVNGAMENLGNPQVTEHGLQLGEDAGFITKGTIVLGAPLDTGNFIAGFSELDQNTTYYVRAFVKDAFDVIHYGDTVEFTTLTDITAPTPSLQNVPAVVDGPFTLELVFDEEVRDLSPSPITVAPDANGLSMATLGDLVTVIEGFSYTIEVTPTIEGELRFSNENVGMARDLAGNNSNPLEEVTVIYDISAPELQSITLSSNNAGSASFARAGDEVYLDFESDEPLMDAIGNIHSTVVTFFNVETNLWRGILPITESALEGNVTFELFVTDLYDNGLFVENTLDGSAVTVDVTAPTVVCQPMTIALDDSGNATISEEDIDNGSFDANAIVSRSIDVTAFTCEDLGENEVNLTVTDVAGNSSSCSSVVTVVDNVLPVVLTTDMAIVLDASATAQITAEDIDNGSSDNCGISTLQLDIDSFTADDLGENIVTLTAIDSSGNSISGTATVTVSVLDDDGDGVPNFEDDCPDTPNGTAVDGTGCTIPELEINDFVVEMLIASCAESADGALTISAINTDFGYEVSFEGLDTFGLNVSEGFSTIIENLSAGSYNICFAIAGFPQTEVCTTAVITEPEPLLVTNTFNTESGALELSLSGSNAYTITLNDEDFDVTGNSFSTVLSDTLTNLRVSTGFDCQGIYEEELIVSEEMLYGPNPTDGILNIYIPGTDTQVRIAVHNFSGNMVLLSDYEVTENRMLELDLGLLSAGTYMISIEGETVQEAFKIVRL from the coding sequence ATGAAATCCAACCCTATAAAACTATATCAAAAGGGAATCGTATTGTTCTTGTTTGCATTGCCTGTGCTAACAACAGCGCAAACCAATGCATCGCAACCTTCTGGCTCAGGTACTTCAGGAGATCCGTATCAAATTTCTTCACTGGCCCATTTATCATGGCTTGCCCAATCAATTGGAGCTTGGAGCAGCTATTTTGAACAGACCACGGATATAGATGCCTCTGAAACCCAATATTGGGATGATAGCGATGACAATAACGATGGTGATCTGTACAATGACCCAAATGACCTTACCAGTGATGGGAACAATGAAGGTTTTTCCCCTATTGGAAACAACAGCACCCGCTTTGAAGGAATTTATGATGGTCAGGGTCATATTGTTGATGGCTTGTTCATTGACCGCCCCGTTACGGATTATGTGGGTTTTATTGGTAGATCAAATTATATCACAATAGGATCGGATTCCAGCTCTATTTTAGACTTGGGAATAACTAACTGTAATATTACCGGAGAAGATCAGGTAGGAGCCTTAGTTGGACTAAGCAAGCATAACATAATCGGTTGTTATGCGACTGGTATGGTTTTTGGCGATCAGATTGTGGGTGGTTTACTAGGCGAATCCAATCAGAATATTGAAAAATCATACACAATGGTTGCGGTATCAGGTTCGTTTATGGTGGGTGGTTTGGTGGGTTTTTCCAATGAATCAATCGAAAATTCATATGCAACTGGAGCGGTATCTGGACCATTCTATGTGGGCGGGTTAATTGGCAACTCATTTTTTGGGGAAAATGATATATTCTGGGATACAGATACTTCAGGACAGAGTACCAGTGGTGGTGATGCTGTGGGCAAGACAACAGCAGAAATGCAACTCGAAGAAACTTTTACCAATTGGGATTTTAGTACAATCTGGAAAATTGATGGGTTAAACAACGGGGGCTATCCATACCTGCAATGGCAGCAGTTTGACCCTGAGGTCACCACTGCTCCGGTTTCGGATATATCACAGACCACCGTAACGGCAAATGGCAGTTTGGACAACCTTGGAAACCCAGGTGCCACGGATCATGGGTTTGAGTTGTCGACAACATCGGATTTTTCCTCTGGCACCACCATTTTTGGCCCCGGTGCTCCCAGTGCCACGGGCAACTATACACAGGCATTTAGCGGTTTGTCCGCTGGCACTACCTATTATGTACGTGCCTATGCCACCAATAGCGCTGGCACCGTTTACGGAACCGTGGAAAGTTTTACCACACATATTGTGCCCACTAGTTATACGGCACCCTCCGGTTCGGGAACGGAAGCGGATCCCTATCAGATTTCCAACCTGCAGGAACTGTTGTGGATAAGCCAGACCCCGGATTCTTGGGACACGTATTATGAACAGACCGCGGATATAGATGCCACGGCTACCCAATTTTTGGATGATAGCGATGACAACAACGATGGTGATCCGTACAATGACCCCAACGACCTTACCAGTGACGGGAACAACGAAGGTTTTTCTCCTATTGGAAATAACAGCACCCGTTTTGAAGGAATTTATGATGGTCAGGGTCATATTGTCGATGGTTTGTTCATTGACCGTCCAGGGACAGATCGAGTAGGTTTTATTGGTAGATCAAATTATATCACAATAGGATCGGATTCCAGTACAATTTTAGATTTAGGGATAACCAACTGCAGTATCACAGGAGAGGATGAAGTTGGTAGTTTAGTTGGTTCAAGCCAGCATAATATAATCCGTTGTTATGCAACCGGAACGGTTGAGGGAGATAGGTATGTAGGCGGTTTAATTGGTCAATCCCATCGTAGTATTGAAAATTCTTTTTCAAGGGCATCTGTATCCTGTCCAGATGAAGTTGGGGGTTTAGTTGGCCAATCTACTCGGGATATTGAAAATTCTTTTTCAACGGGAGTGGTATCGGGTTCATCTTTCGTAGGCGGTTTAGTGGGGCTTCAAACAAATGTTTCAACAGATTGTTTCTGGGATACACAGACTTCAGGGCAAAGCAGCAGTCACGGTTCTGAAGTTGGAAAAACGACTTCGGAAATGCAACAACAGACCACCTTTACCAATTGGGATTTTAGCACGGTCTGGAAAATAGACGGGATAAACAATGACGGATACCCGTACCTGCAATGGCAGCAGTTTGATCCTGGGGTAACCACTGCAGCGGTCTCGGACATCTCACAGACCACCGTAACGGCAAATGGCAGTTTGGACAACCTTGGAAATCCAAGTGCAACCGATCATGGGTTTGATATAGGCTTAGACGCCAATTTTGATTTTAAGGCAACCTATTCATTGGGTGCCCCTTCCAGTACTGGCAATTTTTCCTTGGCAATAACCAATTTACAACCAAATACGGAAAACTTTATACGCAGTTGGGTAAGTTCGGATTCAGGAACCATCTATGGTGAAACTGTAAGCTTTACCACGCATATTGTGCCCACCAGTTATACAACACCTTCTGGCACGGGCACGCAAGCGGATCCCTATCAGATTTCCAACCTGCAGGAACTGCTGTGGATAAGCCAGACCCCAGACTCGTGGGACATGTATTTTGCACAGACCGCGGATATAGATGCCACGGCGACCCAATTTTTGGATGATGCGGATGACAACAACGATGGTGATTTGTACAATGACCCCAATGACCTAACCAGTGACGGGAACAACGAGGGTTTTTCTCCTATTGGAAATAATACTATTCCTTTTGCGGGTCATTACGATGGCTTTGGATATGCCTTAAACAATTTTTATATTAATCGAACAACACAGGATATTGTTGGTTTATTTGGTCAAATTATCAGTTTTGAAAGTACCTTGGCCAATATCCAGATGTTGAATGTTGCTATTACAGGCGCGGATATCGTTGGTGGGCTAGTGGGTTTCAATGCTGCCCAAATTACCAATGTCCATGTATCTGGTCAAGTATCTGGAGGCATGGGTGTTGGTGGGATTGTTGGTTATTCGGCCTATGAGGTCGAGATAAATGGAGGGGATGTTACCCATACAAAATCTAGCATAAGCATCAGCTATAGCTCAGCAGATGTTTCGGGAACAAGCCATACAGGAGGGCTTGTTGGCTATAACACGGGGAACATTACTAATAGCTATGGTAGCGGGAATGTGAATGGAGATACTACCGTAGGGGGTTTGATAGGTACAAATGAATTGGGGGACATTGAGAACACTTTTTCCATTTCTACTGTTGACGGAACAACCGACGTAGGGGGTCTTATAGGAAAGGAATTGACTTCGATTGACCTTGGAGGATTTACTTTTTTGACTGGGGGGACAACAGATTCTTTCTGGAATACGGAATCTTCAATGCAGGGCACCAGTGCTGCTGGAAATGGAAAGACAACAGCAGAAATGCAACAACAGGCCACCTTTACCAATTGGGATTTTGGTACAATCTGGAAAATAGACGGGATAAACAATAACGGATATCCGTACCTGCAATGGCAGCAGTTTGATCCCGAGGTTACCACGCTTGCAGTTTCTGATCTAACAGCTACTTCCGTTACCGTAAATGGTGCTATGGAGAATTTAGGGAATCCACAAGTTACGGAACACGGCTTACAGCTGGGAGAAGATGCCGGTTTTATAACTAAAGGAACAATTGTGTTGGGTGCACCTTTGGACACAGGTAATTTTATAGCGGGTTTTAGCGAACTAGATCAAAATACCACCTATTATGTACGCGCTTTTGTAAAAGACGCTTTTGATGTAATTCACTACGGCGATACCGTTGAATTTACCACATTGACAGATATAACAGCTCCTACGCCAAGTCTTCAGAACGTACCCGCTGTTGTGGATGGGCCTTTTACATTGGAACTGGTATTTGATGAGGAGGTAAGGGATTTATCTCCAAGCCCTATAACTGTAGCTCCAGATGCAAATGGTCTAAGTATGGCTACTTTGGGAGATTTGGTCACAGTCATTGAGGGCTTTTCCTATACCATAGAAGTGACCCCAACTATAGAGGGTGAACTTCGCTTTTCTAATGAAAATGTTGGTATGGCCAGAGATTTGGCGGGGAACAATAGTAATCCTTTAGAGGAGGTCACCGTCATATATGATATTTCTGCTCCAGAGTTGCAATCCATTACCTTAAGTTCCAATAATGCAGGCTCAGCAAGTTTTGCTAGAGCAGGGGATGAGGTTTATCTGGATTTTGAATCGGATGAACCCTTAATGGATGCCATAGGAAACATTCATAGTACGGTGGTTACATTTTTTAATGTTGAGACTAATTTGTGGAGGGGCATATTACCCATTACAGAAAGTGCGTTGGAAGGAAACGTTACGTTTGAATTGTTTGTGACCGATTTGTACGATAATGGTTTGTTTGTAGAGAATACCTTGGATGGCAGCGCAGTTACCGTTGATGTTACAGCGCCAACAGTAGTTTGCCAGCCTATGACCATTGCTTTGGATGACTCGGGGAATGCCACTATTTCGGAAGAAGACATTGATAACGGTTCGTTTGATGCCAACGCCATAGTAAGTAGGTCCATTGATGTTACAGCATTTACCTGCGAAGATTTAGGGGAAAACGAGGTAAACCTAACTGTGACCGATGTGGCCGGAAATTCCAGTAGTTGTTCTTCGGTGGTGACCGTTGTTGACAATGTACTGCCTGTAGTTTTGACCACGGATATGGCCATAGTACTTGATGCAAGTGCAACTGCCCAGATTACTGCAGAAGATATCGACAATGGTTCTTCAGATAATTGTGGTATTTCAACATTGCAGTTGGATATAGACAGCTTTACCGCAGACGATCTTGGAGAAAATATAGTAACGTTAACTGCAATTGATAGTAGTGGGAACAGTATTTCAGGTACTGCAACCGTTACTGTTTCGGTTTTGGATGATGATGGTGATGGCGTACCAAACTTTGAGGATGATTGCCCAGATACACCCAATGGAACGGCTGTGGATGGAACAGGTTGTACAATTCCGGAGTTGGAAATTAACGATTTTGTGGTTGAGATGTTGATTGCTTCCTGCGCAGAAAGTGCGGACGGTGCATTAACAATTAGTGCCATCAATACGGATTTTGGATATGAGGTGAGTTTTGAAGGCCTGGACACTTTTGGTTTGAATGTTTCCGAAGGCTTTTCAACAATTATTGAAAATTTATCGGCAGGTTCCTATAATATTTGTTTTGCCATAGCAGGATTTCCACAAACGGAGGTGTGCACCACAGCGGTAATTACGGAACCTGAGCCACTTTTGGTAACAAACACGTTCAATACTGAATCTGGAGCTCTTGAGCTTAGTTTATCAGGAAGTAATGCATATACGATAACCTTAAATGATGAAGATTTTGACGTAACTGGCAATAGTTTCTCCACAGTACTTTCAGATACTTTAACGAACCTCAGGGTAAGCACAGGTTTTGACTGCCAGGGAATTTATGAAGAAGAGCTAATAGTTTCGGAGGAAATGCTATATGGGCCAAACCCAACGGATGGTATTCTAAATATTTATATTCCCGGAACGGACACCCAGGTTAGGATTGCAGTACATAATTTTTCAGGAAATATGGTTTTATTGTCTGACTATGAAGTGACCGAAAATAGAATGTTGGAATTGGATTTAGGGTTGCTCAGTGCTGGAACCTATATGATATCGATAGAAGGTGAAACAGTGCAAGAAGCCTTTAAAATAGTTCGTTTATAA
- the rluF gene encoding 23S rRNA pseudouridine(2604) synthase RluF, giving the protein MKETRINKYLSEVGYCSRRAADKLIDKGRVTINGKVPEMGTKISSLDEVRVDGELISEPKEKPVYLAFNKPIGIVCTTDTRVEKDNIVDFINYPKRIFPIGRLDKPSEGLIFMTNDGDIVNKILRARNHHEKEYVVTVNKPITPNFLKRMRNGIPILDTVTRKCEVEQLGQNQFRIVLTQGLNRQIRRMCEHLDYRVRKLKRVRIMNVNLDVPIGKWRHLTETELKEINRLVSSSAKTHD; this is encoded by the coding sequence ATGAAAGAAACCCGAATCAATAAATATTTGAGCGAAGTAGGTTATTGCTCCAGACGTGCTGCCGATAAACTTATTGATAAAGGCCGTGTGACCATTAATGGAAAAGTACCGGAGATGGGGACCAAAATAAGTTCTTTGGATGAGGTTCGCGTTGATGGCGAGCTCATCTCCGAACCCAAGGAAAAACCAGTCTATTTAGCTTTTAACAAACCCATTGGTATTGTTTGTACCACGGATACCAGGGTTGAAAAGGACAATATCGTTGATTTTATCAATTACCCCAAGCGCATTTTTCCCATTGGGCGCTTAGACAAGCCCAGCGAGGGTCTAATTTTTATGACCAACGATGGCGATATTGTAAACAAGATACTCCGTGCCAGAAATCACCATGAAAAGGAATATGTGGTGACCGTAAACAAACCCATTACCCCAAATTTTCTAAAGAGAATGCGAAATGGGATTCCAATCCTGGATACCGTGACCCGAAAATGTGAAGTGGAGCAACTGGGACAAAACCAATTTCGAATTGTTTTAACCCAAGGTCTTAACCGTCAAATCCGTAGAATGTGCGAACATCTGGATTATCGGGTACGGAAATTAAAACGTGTACGGATCATGAATGTCAACCTCGATGTTCCAATAGGCAAATGGCGACATCTAACAGAAACCGAATTAAAAGAAATCAATAGGCTGGTTTCCAGTTCTGCCAAAACACATGATTAG
- a CDS encoding PD40 domain-containing protein, with product MIFFRATQLQDIFNGIKNRFMVKCVLIIVLFVFLVNPIKTFSQTKLVNERCLTDNSFDDRYASYSPSGEKIVFESNRDGNWEIYLMDSNGNNVRRLTFNEADDRRPTWHPSGKKVLFESTRNGENELYTLNLRYLKTKQITNFVKGEPLFGNFSPDGKLIAVGLKESEDITNIILLDRKGRKVNELTNSNKRSNYPKWSKDGSKIVYFSRKETNNQDDEIYSYTITNGTGKRLTHWPKHNFCPSWSSDGSKIAYVTSMEGTRPEIYVMDSDGKNQVRITTNEDGDTLPNWAPNGNKLIITGYRNGNFQICELELK from the coding sequence ATGATTTTTTTTAGAGCAACACAGCTACAGGATATATTTAATGGTATTAAGAACAGATTCATGGTAAAATGTGTACTTATAATAGTTTTGTTTGTTTTTCTAGTTAATCCAATCAAAACATTCTCCCAAACAAAATTGGTAAATGAAAGGTGCTTAACAGATAACTCCTTCGATGATCGATATGCGTCCTATTCCCCTTCTGGTGAGAAAATTGTATTTGAATCCAACAGAGATGGGAATTGGGAAATTTATCTAATGGATTCCAACGGAAACAACGTTAGGAGATTAACTTTTAATGAAGCCGATGATAGAAGACCTACTTGGCATCCGAGTGGAAAAAAGGTATTGTTTGAATCAACCCGAAATGGTGAAAATGAACTCTACACGCTGAATTTAAGGTATTTGAAGACCAAACAAATCACAAACTTTGTGAAAGGAGAGCCTCTATTTGGAAATTTTTCTCCAGACGGGAAATTAATTGCCGTAGGTCTCAAAGAATCAGAAGATATCACCAATATTATTTTACTTGACCGTAAGGGAAGAAAGGTAAACGAATTAACAAATTCCAATAAAAGGAGCAACTATCCAAAATGGTCCAAAGATGGAAGTAAGATTGTTTATTTTTCGCGAAAGGAGACAAATAATCAAGATGATGAAATATATAGTTATACTATTACGAATGGGACCGGAAAGCGATTGACCCATTGGCCAAAACATAATTTTTGCCCATCTTGGTCCAGTGATGGTTCAAAAATTGCCTACGTAACTTCCATGGAGGGTACAAGGCCAGAAATTTATGTGATGGATTCCGATGGTAAAAATCAAGTGAGAATTACCACAAATGAAGATGGTGACACGTTGCCCAATTGGGCTCCAAATGGCAATAAATTAATTATCACCGGATATAGAAATGGTAATTTTCAAATTTGTGAATTGGAATTAAAATAA
- a CDS encoding sensor histidine kinase, producing MKLKKTFLILVLLVPILSSGQGVSILPSELDESILGSWVDAQKEVVLIIARDYIVVKNELFYYNDIVKEKEVLNVIGVNNDNIKYFSLSIIDTAKINLDEGYAISGLTKVKANGLKKIPEILQGNWYGSEDRISVLDDSVVYLGEPYRLVYGISANGINYSLILYKEGEYYYSHNFINDEGHFLSMGFLMIDALKKESFFKKHSTSLISLGIVLFLIVSYFLFRWKMAITAKKEAAKRKFMEMQLKSIRSQMNPHFLFNALSAIQNLINRGDSDKANHYLTEFSQLMRLTLDKSEKGLVLLHEEIDSIRKYLELEKLRLSFDYEIEISPDLDIHQIEIPAMLIQPFVENAIIHGLKEKEGDKKLSVEFKIVDEKLTCLIRDNGVGIDTSQPKTNMGVKRKKYGLKLAQDRIDLINESYKTDAKINITNISRQNKEDTGTLVEILMPLRY from the coding sequence TTGAAACTGAAAAAGACATTCCTAATATTGGTATTGCTGGTTCCAATACTATCATCCGGACAGGGAGTGAGTATACTACCATCCGAGCTTGATGAATCAATTTTAGGAAGTTGGGTAGATGCTCAAAAGGAAGTTGTACTAATCATAGCAAGAGACTATATCGTTGTCAAAAATGAGCTGTTCTATTACAATGATATTGTAAAAGAAAAAGAAGTTTTAAATGTTATAGGAGTAAATAATGACAACATAAAATATTTTAGTCTTTCAATAATTGATACAGCCAAAATTAATTTGGATGAGGGCTATGCGATAAGTGGGCTAACTAAAGTAAAGGCCAACGGTCTTAAAAAAATACCTGAAATACTTCAGGGAAATTGGTATGGCTCTGAGGACAGAATAAGTGTATTGGATGATTCAGTGGTTTATTTGGGCGAACCTTACAGGTTGGTTTATGGTATTTCAGCCAATGGAATAAACTATTCCCTTATTTTATATAAGGAAGGAGAATACTATTATTCACATAACTTTATTAATGACGAGGGTCATTTTTTGAGTATGGGTTTTTTAATGATTGACGCCTTAAAGAAAGAATCCTTTTTTAAGAAACACAGTACCAGTCTTATTTCTCTTGGTATAGTCCTCTTCCTTATAGTAAGTTATTTTCTTTTTAGGTGGAAAATGGCAATTACTGCAAAGAAGGAAGCTGCTAAGCGAAAATTTATGGAAATGCAGCTTAAAAGTATCCGTTCCCAAATGAACCCTCATTTTTTGTTCAATGCGTTAAGCGCAATTCAAAACCTTATAAACAGAGGGGATAGTGATAAGGCAAATCATTATTTGACTGAGTTTTCCCAACTAATGCGTTTAACATTGGATAAATCGGAAAAAGGTCTTGTTCTTTTGCATGAAGAAATTGATTCTATCAGGAAGTATTTGGAGCTGGAAAAATTACGCCTATCCTTTGACTACGAAATCGAAATATCCCCAGATTTGGATATACATCAAATTGAAATTCCAGCAATGTTGATCCAACCCTTTGTGGAAAATGCCATTATTCATGGTCTTAAGGAAAAAGAAGGCGATAAAAAACTGAGTGTTGAATTCAAAATTGTGGACGAAAAATTAACTTGTCTCATTAGGGACAATGGAGTAGGCATTGATACTTCGCAACCCAAAACCAATATGGGCGTAAAAAGAAAGAAGTATGGATTAAAACTAGCCCAAGACCGAATTGATTTAATCAATGAGAGCTATAAAACCGATGCAAAAATCAATATAACCAACATCTCTAGGCAAAATAAAGAAGATACAGGAACTCTTGTTGAAATTTTAATGCCCTTACGGTATTGA
- a CDS encoding LytR/AlgR family response regulator transcription factor — MTIRSILVDDEEHNLENLNRLLEKNCSCVEVIGVATSAQQAIKLIAKQQPDLVFLDIEIPKMNGFEMLESLEEVNFEVIFVTAYNQYVLQAIKSCALDYLMKPVAIAELQEAVSRVSQVVSEKKENQKLKVLVQNLKNLNQPKKIALPTAEELFFVSIVDIIRCKSENNYTMFYLTNGSSVLVSRTLKEWDDLLSPYQFIRTHQSHLINSIHVKSFVKKDGGYILMKDGSTISVSKLKKEQTLNMLSSIK, encoded by the coding sequence ATGACAATTAGAAGCATTTTAGTGGACGATGAAGAGCATAATTTAGAAAACCTAAATAGGTTATTGGAAAAAAACTGTTCATGTGTGGAAGTTATCGGAGTGGCCACTTCGGCCCAACAGGCAATAAAACTTATAGCAAAACAACAACCGGATTTGGTTTTTCTGGACATTGAAATACCTAAAATGAATGGTTTTGAAATGTTGGAATCCCTGGAAGAGGTAAATTTTGAAGTCATTTTTGTAACCGCATACAATCAGTATGTACTACAAGCTATAAAGTCTTGTGCTTTGGATTATTTAATGAAGCCTGTGGCAATAGCGGAGCTACAGGAAGCAGTATCTAGGGTGTCCCAAGTAGTTTCAGAAAAAAAGGAAAACCAAAAATTAAAAGTTTTGGTACAAAATCTGAAAAATTTAAATCAACCTAAAAAAATAGCCCTTCCAACCGCAGAGGAACTTTTTTTTGTTTCTATAGTGGATATTATTAGATGTAAAAGTGAAAACAATTACACCATGTTTTATCTTACCAACGGTAGTTCTGTTTTAGTGTCCCGAACATTAAAGGAGTGGGACGATTTACTTTCCCCGTATCAATTTATTAGAACACACCAATCCCATTTAATCAATAGTATTCATGTTAAGTCATTTGTTAAAAAAGATGGTGGTTATATCTTAATGAAAGATGGTAGCACGATAAGTGTTTCTAAACTTAAAAAAGAACAGACCTTGAATATGCTCTCCTCCATAAAATAA